A stretch of DNA from Brevibacillus ruminantium:
CCGCCTGTTCGGTCTTCTGCCCGCTCTGCCGCTGCCTTTTCAGCAATCCTCTTAACCTGAAGCAATTGGTCCAGATCCATTTCACCTTGAATCGTTACATGAATCGGGGCATGGGGATTTAGCTCCAAGACCTTCGCCTTTACCTTTTCCAGCACGTCCGGCGTGACCAGATCACTTTTATTGAGCAGGAGCAAATCGGCATATTTAACCTGATTGCGGATGGTTTTGACCAGAGAGCCTTTTGACTGGAAGCGGGAGTTCAGGTCACGGAAACGAGAGGCATCCACCACACTGACGATTCCCTTGAGGTCCAGGTTGTCGTACAGCTCGGGATGTGTCAGCGCATCTACGACTTCGACCGGATCAGCTACCCCGGTGGTTTCGATCAGGATATGGTCGGGTGTGAAGGAGGAGAGAATTTCTTTGAGACCTTCTGTCAATTCCCCTTGTATGGAACAGCAGATGCAGCCATCCAGCAGCTTTTTCACCGGAAAGCCGAATCCTTGCAATTGTTCTCCATCAATGTCTTCCTCGCCCATTTCATTCATCAGAACGACGACCTGTCCGTCTCTTTGACGCAGATAGGCAAGCAGCTTTTGCAGCAGTGTCGTTTTCCCGCTGCCCAGGTAGCCCGTCAAAATGTAAACGCCGGCTTTCATCACATCCGTCCTCCTTCTTCACGTTTATTGTCAGATTTTTTCATGTCCATCATAAAACAGGCCAGGGAAAGCGTCAAATCACGCCCTAAGCCAGTTGTGCGTCTGTTGTGAAAAGAGTATACTGCGCCTATTATCTTGAAATCCCCAAATGATTAAGATATAGTCATTGTGGAACTTCTACGCTGGAGGGTTGACATGTCGAATATCCATGCCGTAGTACTAGCAGCAGGTCAAGGAACACGGATGAAGTCGAAGCTGTACAAGGTTTTGCACCCCGTCTGCGGAAAGCCGATGGTCCAGCATGTTGTGGATACACTGGCTGCCATGAAGGTGGAGGATGTCGTCGTGGTCGTTGGTCACGGTGCTGACACCGTTCAAGCCACCTTGGGCGATACTGTGCAATACGCATTGCAAAGTGAGCAGCTCGGGACGGCCCATGCTGTACAGCAAGCGGAACCGCTTCTACAGGGAAAAGAAGGAACTACGTTTATTTTGTATGGAGATGTACCCCTTCTGTCAGAAGAGACGTTGACAGAGCTTTTGCGTTTTCATGAAGAGCAGCAGGCAGCAGCCACTGTTCTGACTGCTGTACTTCCGGATCCAACAGGGTATGGACGTATCGTCCGCAACGCTGCTGGGGAAGTACTGGAGATCGTGGAACACAAAGATGCGTCTGAAGAGGTCCGGGCGATCAAAGAGATTAATACAGGCATATACTGTTTTGACAACCAAAAATTGTGGAGTACGCTGGCACAAGTGAAAAATGATAACGTACAAGGAGAATACTATGTGACAGATTGCGTCGGTATTCTTCGCGAAGCCGGAGAAAAGGTCTTTGCTTTTGAAGCGGCCGACCCGGATGAAACCATGGGCGTCAATGACCGTGCCCAGTTGTCAGAAGCCGAAGCGTACATGCGCAGACGAATTGCTGTGCGCCACATGAAAAACGGCGTATCCATTATCGATCCCCTCTCTACCTATATTGAGGCGGATGTGGTGATCGGGTCCGATACGGTTATCCAACCAGGTACCTATCTGCGAAGAGGGACAACCATCGGGGGAGATTGTGTCATTGGACCTGGCGCTGATTTGAGCAACACCCGAGTAGCCGACGGTGTAACGATTTCCTACTCCGTCCTGGTCGATGCCCTGGTAGACCAAGGGGCTGCGGTCGGACCCTATGCATACGTGCGACCGGGATCAGAGATCGGGGCCAACGTCAAAATTGGCGATTTTGTCGAATTGAAAAATGCGAAGATTGGCAAGGGGACCAAAGTGCCCCATCTCAGCTATGTGGGAGACGCGGAAATTGGCGAAGGTGTCAACATCGGTTGTGGAACCATTACGGTGAACTATGATGGCGCTGTCAAACACAAAACAGTGGTAGGGGACGGCTCGTTTATTGGTTGCAATACAAATCTCGTCGCTCCGCTGACCGTCGGGAAGAACGCTTATGTGGCAGCCGGCTCTACAATTAATCAGGACGTACCCGATGACGCCATGGCCATCGCCCGCGAGCGTCAGGTGAATAAACCAGGATACGCGAACAAATTGCCTCGCAAGGGCAAAAAGGATTAACTACAGGAGGTTCTTGAAAGATAATGGCTAATTACCGCGACCCCAAACTGAAGGTATTTACATGTAATGCAAACCGTCAGCTTGCTCAGGAGATTGCTGATCACATCGGTGTTCCGCTGGGTAATTCGGAAGCAGTTCGCTTTAGCGATGGCGAGTGTCAGATCAAATTAAACGAGAGTGTACGGGGCTGTGATGTCTTTGTCATCCAACCGACATCCGCGCCTGTGAATGAGCACCTGATGGAGCTGTTGGTCATGGTAGACGCTTTGAAGCGCGCCTCGGCCAAAAGCATCAACGTGGTGATTCCGTACTATGGCTATGCACGCCAAGATCGCAAAGCGCGCGCCCGCGATCCGATTACGGCCAAACTGGTGGCCAATCTGATCGAAACAGCTGGGGCTCACCGTGTCATCACGATGGATTTGCATGCAACCCAGATTCAGGGGTTCTTTGATATCCCGGTCGATCATTTGCTGGGTGTACCGATTTTGGGTAAATATTTCGCCGAGAAGGGGCTGAATGATATTGTTGTCGTCTCCCCTGACCATGGTGGTGTGACTCGTGCCCGTAGACTGGCAGAGCGTCTGGAAGCTCCCATCGCGATTATCGACAAGCGCCGCCCGGAACCAAATGTCGCGGAAGTTATGAACATCGTCGGAAATATCGACGGCAAAACAGCCATTATCATCGATGACATCATTGATACAGCCGGTACTATTACGCTGGCAGCCAGCGCACTGATTGAAGCGGGTGCCCGCGACGTCTACGCTTGCTGTACGCACCCGGTTCTCTCCGGTCCTGCGATCGAGCGCATCGCCAACTCCAAAATCAGCGAGCTGGTCGTGACCAACTCGATCCCGCTGACACAGGATCAACTGATTGACAAAATCAAAGTCCTGTCCGTAGCTCCGATCATCGGGGAAGCGATTATTCGCGTACACGAGGAGCTTTCGGTCAGCAAGCTGTTTGACTAGACCGAAGTACAGGTAGAGGGATGGAAAAGACCTCCTCTGGACAAGCTAGAAAGTAGGAAGAAACTTCTAGCTCCCGGAGGAGGTTTTTTTGTGCAAGCGATTCAGGCGATGATTCGTCGCAAAGGCGAGACCGCGAAGACGAACAATGAACTGAGACGAAAGGGCTGGGTTCCCGCCGTGATCTACGGCTCGGACATTGGCAATCAGTCCATTCAGGTAGAAGGACGCGTATTGGATCAGGCCCTTCGTCAGCAGACGACAAACAAACCGTTTACACTGGAGATTAACGGCAACCAGCATGTCGTGATGGTCTACGAACTGCAGCGTCACCCGGTGATGGGCAATATCCTGCATGCGGACTTTAAGAAAATCAATATGAATGAAAAGGTTCATACCAGTGTGCCGATTATGATGACAGGTGATCCCGAACTGGGTGTAGCAACACTGGTCCGGCATAGCGTAGAAGTCTCGTGTCTGCCGGGAAATATCCCGGAGTCGTTTACCGTAAATGTGGATGGCTTGCAAATTGGAGATGTGGTGCTGGTCAAAGACCTGGATGTTCCTCAAACGGTGGATTTGGGGCTGGATGAGATGGAAGTCGTCATCAGTGTTCTGCCGGTAAAAGCCAAGTCCGATGAGTCAATCGATGCCCAAGAGGCAGCCGAGGGTGTAATGGAGAATGCCGCTTCTCCGACGGAGGAAGCGAAAAAGGTATAGCAACGTTTTTGCGAGAAGGGGCTGTCCAGAAAGTCGGTTTTAACTGACTTCCTGGGGCCCCTTTTTTTCAAAAATAAGCACAAAAAAATCGTCTCTTCTTGTAAAATGAAAGTTCCCACACCAACATTTTAGGAAGGACGATTTTTATGTGTAATCTTTCGATTACTCCCCCATATTATACCACGCAATTAACTCTTCCCCTAGAGGGAACAGTAGAAAATATTGTTTCCAAGAGACAATGCGCTCCTACATTCAAATCATATAATAACCGTCAGGTTCAAGTTATCTTCGATATCGAGGAACTTATTCCCGTGCACCATGTCGCACGTGTGGTAGATGAAATGGTTGAGGCCATTCCTGATGATAAGTTATTTTCTCATTATCCAGGCGGTGGCAGACCTTCGTTCCACCCTAAGATGATGCTAAAGGTCATCCTGTTTGGCTACTCCCAGAAGGTGTACTCTTGCCGTGGTATCGAACAGCTTACCCGTGAAAATATTCCCACCATGTGGCTGGCAGCGATGCAACAACCAGACTACCGTACCATCAACGAATTTCGTGGCAGACGGATGAAATCGATGATGAATGAACTTTACGAAACCATGATCTTGAAGCTCATCGAGGCCAACTATATCACCATGGAAAATTACTTTCTGGATGGGACAAAAATCGAAGCAAATGCCAACAAGTATTCTTTCGTATGGAAAAAATCAACGATCCGATTCGAGGAAAAACTGAAGGAGAAGATCCGAGAAACCTTGCGGCTCATTGAGGAGACAGCCAAGGAGGAAGAATTGGAAATCCTTGCGGATAACCTGATGGATACAGTGGAAGACCCCTCCAAATTGGAAGAGATTGCTGTTGGCTTGGAAACCCACATAGCCGTTTTATCAGATGAGATGGAAAATGAGACAAATACAGAAGTCCGTAAGGAAAAGCGAAAAAGACAGAGTACATGGAAGAAATCCCTTAAGCTGATCCGTAAAGATTTCCTACCAAGGCTTGCCAAATACAAAGCTCAAAACGAAACTTTTGGTGACCGCAATAGTTATTCCAAGACAGATAGTGACGCAACATTCATGCGGATGAAAGAAGATCATATGAAAAACGGTCAACTTAAGCCTGGCTATAACGTACAGATGGCAACGGAGAATCAATTTATCCTATTTTACACCATTCATCAACGTCCAACGGATACACGCTGCTTCATCCCCCATCTAGAGAAGCTGGCTTCTTCCTGGCTGCCCATGCCCAAAAATGTCATCGCGGATGCGGGGTATGGGAGCGAAGAAAACTATCTGTATGCGGTGGGGGAGGAAAAAGAACCACGGTTTGATTTCCTCATTCCTTACGGAACCTATTTGAAGGAAAAAACCCGAAAAGCCAAAAGGGACATCAAAAGTGTAATAAACTGGGTCTATGTTGAAAAGGATGATTGTTTTATCTGCCCAAATGGAATGAAAGTTACGTTTAAGAAATACCAGAACAAGAAGAACGCCTCTGGTCATGAACAAAGTTACAAAATTTATGAATGTGAGGATTGTTCAGGGTGTCCATTCAAATCGCAATGTACCAAAGGTAAAGGGAACCGTCAGGTTCATTGGAATACGATCTTTGAAGAAATGAAAGCAAAGGCAAAAGCAGCCCTTGAATGTGAAGACAAAGCAGCTATCTATGCCCGACGTAAAGTCGAGGTCGAAAGCGTGTTCGGTCACATCAAGGGCAATCGGTCGTTCCGCCGATTTTCTCTTCGTGGGCTCGACAAAGTGCATGTCGAGTTCGGAATTGTGGCACTAGCACATAACTTGTTGAAAGTGGCGGGCATCCGCCTGGCCACATTCCTCAAACCAATAAGGGCAAAAAAAGAAGCTGGGGGAAAAACGAAACGGTTTTCCCCCAGCTTCTTTACTTTTTAGGGACTTTTTAGACAGCCCCTTTTTGCATATCCGTAAGTTAAATATTATAGGGGGCGTAAGCCTCCGTTATTCTCTCAATCTCAAATAAAACCTTCGAGATCACGGAGCCATAGCGAGAAGAAGCATGTTTCCCTGCTCAGCTCCGTATTCCGCCCGCAAGGAAGTAATACTGTCCGCTCCAGGGCAATTCGCGGGGGTGCGCAAAAGCAGCAACGCTACGAGGTCATCCAAGGTTGCGCCCCTTTTTCCCGCGAATTGCCCCTCCGCTGGGGCAGGGCTCCACAGTCGCACCGCAGGGAAACATGCTTCTTCACGAAACCGGAGCTTCTTAAATTTGAAGGGGAAGCGAAGGAGAAAAAGAATGAGAAAACCTATCATAAAACCGATAAATAAAACAAAAGAACAAAGCAGAGAACAAAACCAATGAACATTGAAGAAAACACTTTCCGAGGAACTAACGTATCTATTGTCCTTCCAAAGATAAAACCAGATCATTCCAAGTGCGAAAAACCGGTAATTGAACGCTCCGCTATCGTACAGCCGATGTTTTTTGGTTTTCATCCAAAATCATATTTCTCTTTTGCTCATTATAAAAGTATGGAAAAAGCAGCATGTTCGAAGAAGAATCCTGGTTCCCTGCGGTGCGACTGTGAAGCCCAGCTCAGCGGAGCAGCGGATGGCGGGAAACAGGGGCGCAACGTGGGATGACCCCGAAGCATTACTGCTTTTGCGCACCCCCGCCAGCCGCTGTGGAGCGGACAGTGAAATCCGCCCTGCAGGGCGAAATACGGAGCCAAGCAGGGAACCAGGATTCTTCTCACCACGGCCCCGTAGCACGGAGAAAAGCTAGAGGTTAATCCCCATAAGCTCATACAACTATAAGGGAAGTCGGACAGTTCCTTTGTTCCCGCGTTTGTTTTCGGTTAAAATGAGAGGAGAAAGAGGAGGGAGTCAGCGTGAAAGTAATCGTCGGACTGGGGAACCCCGGCAAAAAATATGAAGATACCAGACATAATGCAGGTTTTATGGCCATAGATAAGATTAATGACAAATGGGGCATACCCGTTCAGCAGAACAAATTTCGTGCGCTCGTCGGAGAAGGACGGATTGACGGAGAGAAAGTGCTTCTCGTCAAACCCCAAACCTATATGAATTTATCCGGTGAATCGATAGCGGAAATTCTGAAGTTTTACAAACTGGGCCCTGAGGATGTTGTGGTCATTTACGATGACCTGGATTTGCCCCCTGGCCAGCTTCGCTTGCGAGAAAAAGGAAGCGCCGGCGGACACAATGGGATCAAATCACTTATTATGCATATGGGTACACAAGATTTTAACCGCATCAAAATCGGCATCGGTCGTCCTGAACCGGGACGGAGTGTCAGTGATTATGTGCTCCACCCTTTTTCGACGGAGGAACGCCCATTAATTAGCGAAGCCGTAGATCTGGCTGCCGAAGCCGCCGCGATGTGGATGAAGGAACCGTTTCTCAAAGTGATGAACAAATACAACGCCGCCAAAAAATAAATACAGCGGTCGACCACTTCTGCCAAGACGAGACGTGTTAGTATGTTTTTCCACCTGCCCGGTCATACTAAGCTTAGGAATGGCTGGGGGTGTTGTAGGTATGAGCATTCGCTATGAATGTCGCTGCTGCGGCATGAGGATTGCAGAATTTGACGAAGACCGCGTATCGGAGGAACAACTGGGTTTGAACTCCTTGACCGCAGAGGAACGTGCTCTTATAATATCCAAAGAACTAGGGGGAGACACCGTGGTAAGCATCACCTGCGGTTTTTGCCGCGATGCCTTGCAACTGAACCCGGAGCTCTCGCTGGTAAATAGCCCGTTGCAATAAGGATGGGTGCATTTTCGAAGGCTTCAGATACAAGGCCTTGGCTTGCTTAAGCTAAGGCTTCTTTTCGCATGGTCGACTGATAGCGCTGTCAAGCGCGGTGCAGTTTGGCCGAAAGCGTATCAGCGTAAAGCAGATGAGCAGGACACATGAAAAGGCTGCCGGTTTGACAAACCAAGATTTTCGACACAGAAAAACCTGAGAGGGGACTCGTGAATGCAAGTCATCATTAACCCGATGAAACAGGACGCCCACATCGGGACGATCGTCGCCGGTCTGGATAGAGGGCTGAACGAACAGCTTGTCTCCGGACTGTCAGGCTCTGCGCGACAAGCCTTAATGGTTGCTCTGAAGCAAATGAGCGATCGTCCCATCTGCGTCATTACCCATAACATGTTTCAGGCGCAAAAGGTGTTTGAGGATTTAACCGAGCTCGTTCCCGCCGAGGATGTTTTGCTGTACCCCGGAAATGAGCTGATCGGATCGGAGCTGGCTATCGCAAGTCCGGATATCCTGGCACAGCGCATACACGTATGCAACCGTTTGGCCAAAGGCTTTACGGGTTTTTTGGTTGTGCCATTTGCCGGTTTGCGCAGATTGGCTGTGCCTCCTCACATCTGGAAAGAATCGCAAATTGAACTGACCGTGGGCGAGGAGCTGGATATCGACGCTTTCTTGCTGCGATGTATCGAGCTGGGTTACGAGCGGGTCGACATGGTGGAGCGGAAAGGCGAGCTCAGCGTGCGGGGCGGGATTATCGATTTGTACCCGATCGATTCGGAATGGCCTGTGCGCATTGAGCTGTTCGACGTAGACATTGACTCCATTCGCACTTTTGATATGACGACACAGCGGTCGCTGGAATCTGTCCAATCCTATACCATCGGACCCGCCAAAGAAATGATCGCCTCGACTGCATTGCTGCAGGAAGCGGCCATCCGGCTGGAACAGAAGCTGGGTGAAACCATTGGCAAGCTAAAGGATGGCGCAGCCAAGGAAAAGGTGGCCGGCAACATCGGTACAGACGTGGAGAGAATGGCGCAGGGACAGCGTTTCCCGCATCTGTACTCCTATATTTCCGTCATTTATCCGACACAGGAAACACTGCTCTCCTACATGCCGGCAAACACGCTGCTGATCGTCGACGAGCCTTCGCGTGTACTGGATACCGCCGCTCAGCTTCAGAAGGAAGAAGGAGAATGGCTGACCGGACGGATTGCCCAAGGCGAGTATATGGCAAACCTGACCCTGTCCCGTTCCTACGAGGAGCTCATCTCCTCCAAAAAACGGCAGACCGTCTATCTGTCGCTGTTTCTGCGTCAGTCTCCCAAAACCCAGCCGCAGAATATCGTCAATTTGACCTGTCGGACCATGCAAAACTTCCACGGGCAGATGAATGTCCTCAAAACGGAGCTGGCTCGTTGGAAGAAGTCGCAGGATCAGATTATTTTTGTTGCGGCCGATTTGGAGCGGGCCAAAAGGCTGGAGCGGGTTTTGCATGATTATGACATGGAAGCGGACCTGCTTGCAGAGGAAGTGGCTACGGTTCCTCCCGGGCGGCCTACGATCATTCTGGGCAACCTGCAGACCGGATTTGAGCTGCCTTTAAACAAACTGGTGGTCATTACGGAAGGCGAGGTATTTACCGCCAAGCAGCGCAAAGCGCGGAAAGCCCAGCCGGCGATGACCAATGCCGAGCGAATTAAAAACTACCTGGAGCTCAGGCCCGGCGATTACGTGGTTCACATCAATCACGGAATCGGCAAATATCTGGGGATCGAAACTAAAGAAATACTCGGAATTCATAAAGATTATTTGCATATTCAGTATGCGGGCGGGGACAGTCTGTTTGTCCCGATCGAGCAGATTGACCACATCCAGAAATACGTGGCCAGTGAAGAAAGCCAGCCCAAGGTGTACAGCCTGGGCGGCAGTGAGTGGAAACGCGTCAAAAACAAGGTGCAATCGTCTGTCAAAGATATCGCAGAGGATTTGATCAAGCTGTACGCTGCGAGGGAAGCGGCTGTGGGTCATTCGTTTTCCAGAGATTCAGAGGAGCAGCGTGAGTTTGAAGCGATGTTCCCGTATCAGGAGACGCCAGACCAGCTTCGGGCGATCACCGAAGTGAAAAGCGATATGGAGAAAAGACGTCCGATGGATCGACTGGTTTGCGGAGACGTAGGCTATGGAAAGACGGAGGTCGCGATCCGTGCTGCCTTCAAATCGGTCATGGACGGCAAGCAGGTAGCTGTGCTTGTACCAACCACGATTCTGGCCCAGCAGCACTACGAAACCTTCCGCGAACGCTTTGCTGACTACCCGATCCGCGTGGAGGTACTGAGCCGCTTCCGTTCGCGCAAGGAACAAAACGCG
This window harbors:
- a CDS encoding CobW family GTP-binding protein gives rise to the protein MKAGVYILTGYLGSGKTTLLQKLLAYLRQRDGQVVVLMNEMGEEDIDGEQLQGFGFPVKKLLDGCICCSIQGELTEGLKEILSSFTPDHILIETTGVADPVEVVDALTHPELYDNLDLKGIVSVVDASRFRDLNSRFQSKGSLVKTIRNQVKYADLLLLNKSDLVTPDVLEKVKAKVLELNPHAPIHVTIQGEMDLDQLLQVKRIAEKAAAERAEDRTGGPIVQKSIGKLSVLGKVKQSLGLASAEPSLYNSIETFSYHFTGPVDAEKFEDFLHDLPKNVYRAKGYVLFKGRDELISFQHTENQVHLFPFENFGPKMVAVFIGEGLEKEKIIQDIQSCYG
- the glmU gene encoding bifunctional UDP-N-acetylglucosamine diphosphorylase/glucosamine-1-phosphate N-acetyltransferase GlmU, which translates into the protein MSNIHAVVLAAGQGTRMKSKLYKVLHPVCGKPMVQHVVDTLAAMKVEDVVVVVGHGADTVQATLGDTVQYALQSEQLGTAHAVQQAEPLLQGKEGTTFILYGDVPLLSEETLTELLRFHEEQQAAATVLTAVLPDPTGYGRIVRNAAGEVLEIVEHKDASEEVRAIKEINTGIYCFDNQKLWSTLAQVKNDNVQGEYYVTDCVGILREAGEKVFAFEAADPDETMGVNDRAQLSEAEAYMRRRIAVRHMKNGVSIIDPLSTYIEADVVIGSDTVIQPGTYLRRGTTIGGDCVIGPGADLSNTRVADGVTISYSVLVDALVDQGAAVGPYAYVRPGSEIGANVKIGDFVELKNAKIGKGTKVPHLSYVGDAEIGEGVNIGCGTITVNYDGAVKHKTVVGDGSFIGCNTNLVAPLTVGKNAYVAAGSTINQDVPDDAMAIARERQVNKPGYANKLPRKGKKD
- a CDS encoding ribose-phosphate diphosphokinase, whose product is MANYRDPKLKVFTCNANRQLAQEIADHIGVPLGNSEAVRFSDGECQIKLNESVRGCDVFVIQPTSAPVNEHLMELLVMVDALKRASAKSINVVIPYYGYARQDRKARARDPITAKLVANLIETAGAHRVITMDLHATQIQGFFDIPVDHLLGVPILGKYFAEKGLNDIVVVSPDHGGVTRARRLAERLEAPIAIIDKRRPEPNVAEVMNIVGNIDGKTAIIIDDIIDTAGTITLAASALIEAGARDVYACCTHPVLSGPAIERIANSKISELVVTNSIPLTQDQLIDKIKVLSVAPIIGEAIIRVHEELSVSKLFD
- a CDS encoding 50S ribosomal protein L25 — protein: MQAIQAMIRRKGETAKTNNELRRKGWVPAVIYGSDIGNQSIQVEGRVLDQALRQQTTNKPFTLEINGNQHVVMVYELQRHPVMGNILHADFKKINMNEKVHTSVPIMMTGDPELGVATLVRHSVEVSCLPGNIPESFTVNVDGLQIGDVVLVKDLDVPQTVDLGLDEMEVVISVLPVKAKSDESIDAQEAAEGVMENAASPTEEAKKV
- a CDS encoding IS1182 family transposase: MCNLSITPPYYTTQLTLPLEGTVENIVSKRQCAPTFKSYNNRQVQVIFDIEELIPVHHVARVVDEMVEAIPDDKLFSHYPGGGRPSFHPKMMLKVILFGYSQKVYSCRGIEQLTRENIPTMWLAAMQQPDYRTINEFRGRRMKSMMNELYETMILKLIEANYITMENYFLDGTKIEANANKYSFVWKKSTIRFEEKLKEKIRETLRLIEETAKEEELEILADNLMDTVEDPSKLEEIAVGLETHIAVLSDEMENETNTEVRKEKRKRQSTWKKSLKLIRKDFLPRLAKYKAQNETFGDRNSYSKTDSDATFMRMKEDHMKNGQLKPGYNVQMATENQFILFYTIHQRPTDTRCFIPHLEKLASSWLPMPKNVIADAGYGSEENYLYAVGEEKEPRFDFLIPYGTYLKEKTRKAKRDIKSVINWVYVEKDDCFICPNGMKVTFKKYQNKKNASGHEQSYKIYECEDCSGCPFKSQCTKGKGNRQVHWNTIFEEMKAKAKAALECEDKAAIYARRKVEVESVFGHIKGNRSFRRFSLRGLDKVHVEFGIVALAHNLLKVAGIRLATFLKPIRAKKEAGGKTKRFSPSFFTF
- the pth gene encoding aminoacyl-tRNA hydrolase; translated protein: MKVIVGLGNPGKKYEDTRHNAGFMAIDKINDKWGIPVQQNKFRALVGEGRIDGEKVLLVKPQTYMNLSGESIAEILKFYKLGPEDVVVIYDDLDLPPGQLRLREKGSAGGHNGIKSLIMHMGTQDFNRIKIGIGRPEPGRSVSDYVLHPFSTEERPLISEAVDLAAEAAAMWMKEPFLKVMNKYNAAKK
- a CDS encoding anti-sigma-F factor Fin; the encoded protein is MSIRYECRCCGMRIAEFDEDRVSEEQLGLNSLTAEERALIISKELGGDTVVSITCGFCRDALQLNPELSLVNSPLQ
- the mfd gene encoding transcription-repair coupling factor — translated: MQVIINPMKQDAHIGTIVAGLDRGLNEQLVSGLSGSARQALMVALKQMSDRPICVITHNMFQAQKVFEDLTELVPAEDVLLYPGNELIGSELAIASPDILAQRIHVCNRLAKGFTGFLVVPFAGLRRLAVPPHIWKESQIELTVGEELDIDAFLLRCIELGYERVDMVERKGELSVRGGIIDLYPIDSEWPVRIELFDVDIDSIRTFDMTTQRSLESVQSYTIGPAKEMIASTALLQEAAIRLEQKLGETIGKLKDGAAKEKVAGNIGTDVERMAQGQRFPHLYSYISVIYPTQETLLSYMPANTLLIVDEPSRVLDTAAQLQKEEGEWLTGRIAQGEYMANLTLSRSYEELISSKKRQTVYLSLFLRQSPKTQPQNIVNLTCRTMQNFHGQMNVLKTELARWKKSQDQIIFVAADLERAKRLERVLHDYDMEADLLAEEVATVPPGRPTIILGNLQTGFELPLNKLVVITEGEVFTAKQRKARKAQPAMTNAERIKNYLELRPGDYVVHINHGIGKYLGIETKEILGIHKDYLHIQYAGGDSLFVPIEQIDHIQKYVASEESQPKVYSLGGSEWKRVKNKVQSSVKDIAEDLIKLYAAREAAVGHSFSRDSEEQREFEAMFPYQETPDQLRAITEVKSDMEKRRPMDRLVCGDVGYGKTEVAIRAAFKSVMDGKQVAVLVPTTILAQQHYETFRERFADYPIRVEVLSRFRSRKEQNATMKGLKDGTVDVVIGTHRLLSKDIQFRDLGMLIVDEEQRFGVSHKEKLKQLKTNVDVLTLTATPIPRTLHMSMIGVRDLSVIETPPENRFPVQTYVMEYSPSLVREAIEREMARGGQIFFLYNQVQGIEQMAEHISMLVPEARIAVAHGQMNESELESVILDFLEGNYDVLVSTTIIETGVDIPNVNTLIIHNADKMGLSQLYQLRGRVGRSNRIAYAYFTYQRDKVLTEVAEKRLQAIKEFTELGSGFKIAMRDLSIRGAGNLLGAEQHGFINSVGFDLYSQMLKEAIDELKGEVKQEAAPPVEINLQLDAYLPSTYITDSRQKIEMYKKFVAVSSLEDVDDLAEELLDRFGSLTKPVENLLTISRLRVYALEHRVTEISQKNPDEIKLFLHPSQNNNIDGGALFALASNWSRRVGLSGGQQIIITVKVKGLREDEGVQLVEKLLRQFHMVRKDTSTERPVS